One segment of Cardiocondyla obscurior isolate alpha-2009 linkage group LG13, Cobs3.1, whole genome shotgun sequence DNA contains the following:
- the Cpsf6 gene encoding cleavage and polyadenylation specificity factor subunit 6 isoform X1 — MADGDIDLYADDLEQDFAQDEFAGDGVDLYDDVIAAPAGGNGGVSSGNTGEGGGDTTSPNEETNGNAPYHQLGNNIQPNQIGRRHQLYVGNLTWWTSDQDITDAVQSIGVTDFVEVKFFENRANGQSKGFCVISLGSEQSMRLCMERLPKKELHGQNPIVTYPTKQALNQFESQCKTRPAPAPQQSQSQRPHNPHQHQPPMPPHQQHPQHPQHPQHSQQNHGPRLMMGPPQGVRPQRMPPPGMGPPGPGGPGQQGPPRMHGPPLGPGPGPHHPLPGHPNQGPPPGYQQGPWNGPRPNGPPGPPRGPSGPGGPPQQGPPGPGPGQHRPPGMQFHGGPPGPPGQGPPRGPPGHPGGPPGDPRGAQPRPEWNRPPGMHHGPQGPPGFPQHQHMQGPQPGQGPPQRGPPPGSMGGPGGPPPGHGGPPQGPPQGPPGGPAPHVNPAFFPQGPPHQHPGQHPPGPPGPPHGPPHGPPHGPPHGPPHGPPHGQSHGPPHVPPHGYGPPSAQSPYGAPGPDHRPEGPPPLTEQEFEEIMSRNRTVSSSAIARAVSDAAAGEYASAIETLVTAISLIKQSKVAADDRCKILISSLQDTLRGVETKSYGSGRRERSRSRDRERSHRRRRERSRSRDREYRERSRDRDRERDRERDRERERDRDRDRERYYSEPYPRERSRSRERERERERERDREYRERSREESTTRQSARPRVKEEPPETTPVSSSKANRYYDDRYRERERERDRERESSRRPSEREREPERERERERERDRRDERGDSSHRSRH; from the exons ATGGCGGACGGTGACATTGATTTGTACGCCGACGATCTCGAGCAAGATTTCGCGCAG GATGAGTTTGCTGGCGATGGAGTCGATCTTTATGATGATGTGATTGCTGCTCCAGCAGGTGGTAATGGTGGTGTTTCTTCTGGAAATACTGGAGAAGGTGGTGGTGATACCACATCTCCAAATGAGGAAACTAATGGAAATGCACCTTATCATCAACTTGGTAATAATATACAACCGAATCAAATTGGCAGACGACATCAATTATATGTTGGCAATTTGACATGG tggACAAGTGATCAAGATATAACAGACGCAGTTCAAAGTATCGGCGTTACAGATTTTGtagaagtaaaattttttgagaATCGTGCCAATGGTCAATCCAAAGGTTTCTGTGTGATATCCTTAGGTTCAGAGCAAAGCATGAGATTATGTATGGAAAGGTTGCCCAAAAAAGAATTACACGGACAAAATCCCATTGTAACGTACCCTACTAAACAAGCTCTCAATCAA TTTGAGTCGCAGTGTAAAACTCGACCTGCTCCGGCTCCACAACAGAGTCAGAGCCAACGTCCTCATAATCCACATCAACATCAGCCACCAATGCCACCTCATCAACAGCATCCTCAACACCCTCAACATCCTCAACATTCACAACAAAATCACGGTCCTAGACTGATGATGGGTCCTCCACAGGGTGTAAGACCACAAAGGATGCCGCCACCTGGAATGGGCCCGCCAGGTCCCGGTGGACCTGGTCAGCAAGGACCTCCACGTATGCACGGGCCGCCATTAGGACCAGGCCCAGGGCCACATCATCCCTTGCCTGGGCATCCTAATCAAGGGCCGCCTCCTGGTTATCAGCAAGGACCGTGGAACGGACCGCGTCCAAACGGACCTCCTGGACCACCTCGGGGACCTAGTGGACCTGGAGGACCACCTCAACAAGGTCCTCCTGGACCTGGGCCTGGCCAGCATAGACCCCCGGGCATG caattTCACGGTGGTCCACCTGGACCGCCAGGACAAGgacctccacgtggccctccTGGACATCCTGGTGGACCTCCAGGGGATCCCAGAGGTGCACAGCCTCGCCCTGAATGGAATAGACCACCAG GAATGCATCATGGGCCTCAGGGACCACCAGGTTTCCCTCAACATCAACATATGCAAGGGCCGCAGCCTGGCCAAGGTCCACCACAGAGAGGACCTCCTCCAGGTTCTATGGGTG GTCCAGGTGGGCCGCCTCCCGGACACGGTGGACCACCACAAGGTCCTCCTCAGGGACCACCGGGTGGCCCGGCACCCCATGTTAATCCTGCATTCTTTCCACAAGGACCGCCTCATCAACATCCCGGTCAACACCCACCAGGGCCCCCTGGCCCTCCTCACGGTCCTCCACATGGACCACCTCACGGTCCTCCTCACGGTCCTCCTCACGGTCCGCCTCATGGGCAATCACACGGACCACCACATGTTCCACCACACGGTTATGGTCCACCAAGTGCACAA TCTCCTTATGGAGCACCTGGTCCTGATCATCGCCCGGAAGGTCCTCCTCCGCTTACTGAGCAGGAATTTGAAGAAATAATGAGCCGTAATCGTACGGTATCTTCGTCTGCAATTGCACGAGCAGTGTCTGATGCTGCCGCAGGTGAATACGCAAGTGCCATAGAGACTTTGGTGACTGCTATCTCGCTAATAAAACAGTCAAAGGTAGCCGCAGATGACAGATGCAAGATTTTGATCAGTTCCCTTCAAGATACCTTACGCGGTGTTGAGACCAAAAGTTACGGTTCCGGACGCAGAG AGCGTTCGCGTTCACGCGACAGAGAACGAAGTCATAGACGACGACGTGAACGGTCCAGGAGTCGGGATCGCGAATACCGTGAACGCAGCAGAGATCGCGACCGCGAGCGTGACCGGGAACGTGATcgtgagagagaacgagatCGTGATAGGGACAGGGAACGTTATTACAGCGAACCATATCCAAGAGAACGTTCACGCagcagagaaagagaacgcgaacgtgagagagaaagagatcgTGAATATAGAGAGCGAAGCAGAGAAGAAAG TACAACACGTCAATCAGCCAGGCCAAGAGTAAAAGAAGAACCGCCAGAGACGACTCCTGTCTCGTCTTCCAAGGCGAATAG GTATTATGACGATCGCTACAGAgagcgcgagcgagagcgagatcGAGAACGAGAATCAAGCCGAAGACCATCCGAACGGGAACGGGAACCGGAGCGTGAACGAGAACGTGAACGTGAACGAGATCGTCGAGATGAACGAGGAGATTCTTCACATCGCTCAagacattaa
- the Cpsf6 gene encoding cleavage and polyadenylation specificity factor subunit 6 isoform X4, producing MADGDIDLYADDLEQDFAQDEFAGDGVDLYDDVIAAPAGGNGGVSSGNTGEGGGDTTSPNEETNGNAPYHQLGNNIQPNQIGRRHQLYVGNLTWWTSDQDITDAVQSIGVTDFVEVKFFENRANGQSKGFCVISLGSEQSMRLCMERLPKKELHGQNPIVTYPTKQALNQFESQCKTRPAPAPQQSQSQRPHNPHQHQPPMPPHQQHPQHPQHPQHSQQNHGPRLMMGPPQGVRPQRMPPPGMGPPGPGGPGQQGPPRMHGPPLGPGPGPHHPLPGHPNQGPPPGYQQGPWNGPRPNGPPGPPRGPSGPGGPPQQGPPGPGPGQHRPPGMQFHGGPPGPPGQGPPRGPPGHPGGPPGDPRGAQPRPEWNRPPGPGGPPPGHGGPPQGPPQGPPGGPAPHVNPAFFPQGPPHQHPGQHPPGPPGPPHGPPHGPPHGPPHGPPHGPPHGQSHGPPHVPPHGYGPPSAQSPYGAPGPDHRPEGPPPLTEQEFEEIMSRNRTVSSSAIARAVSDAAAGEYASAIETLVTAISLIKQSKVAADDRCKILISSLQDTLRGVETKSYGSGRRERSRSRDRERSHRRRRERSRSRDREYRERSRDRDRERDRERDRERERDRDRDRERYYSEPYPRERSRSRERERERERERDREYRERSREESTTRQSARPRVKEEPPETTPVSSSKANRYYDDRYRERERERDRERESSRRPSEREREPERERERERERDRRDERGDSSHRSRH from the exons ATGGCGGACGGTGACATTGATTTGTACGCCGACGATCTCGAGCAAGATTTCGCGCAG GATGAGTTTGCTGGCGATGGAGTCGATCTTTATGATGATGTGATTGCTGCTCCAGCAGGTGGTAATGGTGGTGTTTCTTCTGGAAATACTGGAGAAGGTGGTGGTGATACCACATCTCCAAATGAGGAAACTAATGGAAATGCACCTTATCATCAACTTGGTAATAATATACAACCGAATCAAATTGGCAGACGACATCAATTATATGTTGGCAATTTGACATGG tggACAAGTGATCAAGATATAACAGACGCAGTTCAAAGTATCGGCGTTACAGATTTTGtagaagtaaaattttttgagaATCGTGCCAATGGTCAATCCAAAGGTTTCTGTGTGATATCCTTAGGTTCAGAGCAAAGCATGAGATTATGTATGGAAAGGTTGCCCAAAAAAGAATTACACGGACAAAATCCCATTGTAACGTACCCTACTAAACAAGCTCTCAATCAA TTTGAGTCGCAGTGTAAAACTCGACCTGCTCCGGCTCCACAACAGAGTCAGAGCCAACGTCCTCATAATCCACATCAACATCAGCCACCAATGCCACCTCATCAACAGCATCCTCAACACCCTCAACATCCTCAACATTCACAACAAAATCACGGTCCTAGACTGATGATGGGTCCTCCACAGGGTGTAAGACCACAAAGGATGCCGCCACCTGGAATGGGCCCGCCAGGTCCCGGTGGACCTGGTCAGCAAGGACCTCCACGTATGCACGGGCCGCCATTAGGACCAGGCCCAGGGCCACATCATCCCTTGCCTGGGCATCCTAATCAAGGGCCGCCTCCTGGTTATCAGCAAGGACCGTGGAACGGACCGCGTCCAAACGGACCTCCTGGACCACCTCGGGGACCTAGTGGACCTGGAGGACCACCTCAACAAGGTCCTCCTGGACCTGGGCCTGGCCAGCATAGACCCCCGGGCATG caattTCACGGTGGTCCACCTGGACCGCCAGGACAAGgacctccacgtggccctccTGGACATCCTGGTGGACCTCCAGGGGATCCCAGAGGTGCACAGCCTCGCCCTGAATGGAATAGACCACCAG GTCCAGGTGGGCCGCCTCCCGGACACGGTGGACCACCACAAGGTCCTCCTCAGGGACCACCGGGTGGCCCGGCACCCCATGTTAATCCTGCATTCTTTCCACAAGGACCGCCTCATCAACATCCCGGTCAACACCCACCAGGGCCCCCTGGCCCTCCTCACGGTCCTCCACATGGACCACCTCACGGTCCTCCTCACGGTCCTCCTCACGGTCCGCCTCATGGGCAATCACACGGACCACCACATGTTCCACCACACGGTTATGGTCCACCAAGTGCACAA TCTCCTTATGGAGCACCTGGTCCTGATCATCGCCCGGAAGGTCCTCCTCCGCTTACTGAGCAGGAATTTGAAGAAATAATGAGCCGTAATCGTACGGTATCTTCGTCTGCAATTGCACGAGCAGTGTCTGATGCTGCCGCAGGTGAATACGCAAGTGCCATAGAGACTTTGGTGACTGCTATCTCGCTAATAAAACAGTCAAAGGTAGCCGCAGATGACAGATGCAAGATTTTGATCAGTTCCCTTCAAGATACCTTACGCGGTGTTGAGACCAAAAGTTACGGTTCCGGACGCAGAG AGCGTTCGCGTTCACGCGACAGAGAACGAAGTCATAGACGACGACGTGAACGGTCCAGGAGTCGGGATCGCGAATACCGTGAACGCAGCAGAGATCGCGACCGCGAGCGTGACCGGGAACGTGATcgtgagagagaacgagatCGTGATAGGGACAGGGAACGTTATTACAGCGAACCATATCCAAGAGAACGTTCACGCagcagagaaagagaacgcgaacgtgagagagaaagagatcgTGAATATAGAGAGCGAAGCAGAGAAGAAAG TACAACACGTCAATCAGCCAGGCCAAGAGTAAAAGAAGAACCGCCAGAGACGACTCCTGTCTCGTCTTCCAAGGCGAATAG GTATTATGACGATCGCTACAGAgagcgcgagcgagagcgagatcGAGAACGAGAATCAAGCCGAAGACCATCCGAACGGGAACGGGAACCGGAGCGTGAACGAGAACGTGAACGTGAACGAGATCGTCGAGATGAACGAGGAGATTCTTCACATCGCTCAagacattaa
- the Cpsf6 gene encoding cleavage and polyadenylation specificity factor subunit 6 isoform X2 has product MVLADEFAGDGVDLYDDVIAAPAGGNGGVSSGNTGEGGGDTTSPNEETNGNAPYHQLGNNIQPNQIGRRHQLYVGNLTWWTSDQDITDAVQSIGVTDFVEVKFFENRANGQSKGFCVISLGSEQSMRLCMERLPKKELHGQNPIVTYPTKQALNQFESQCKTRPAPAPQQSQSQRPHNPHQHQPPMPPHQQHPQHPQHPQHSQQNHGPRLMMGPPQGVRPQRMPPPGMGPPGPGGPGQQGPPRMHGPPLGPGPGPHHPLPGHPNQGPPPGYQQGPWNGPRPNGPPGPPRGPSGPGGPPQQGPPGPGPGQHRPPGMQFHGGPPGPPGQGPPRGPPGHPGGPPGDPRGAQPRPEWNRPPGMHHGPQGPPGFPQHQHMQGPQPGQGPPQRGPPPGSMGGPGGPPPGHGGPPQGPPQGPPGGPAPHVNPAFFPQGPPHQHPGQHPPGPPGPPHGPPHGPPHGPPHGPPHGPPHGQSHGPPHVPPHGYGPPSAQSPYGAPGPDHRPEGPPPLTEQEFEEIMSRNRTVSSSAIARAVSDAAAGEYASAIETLVTAISLIKQSKVAADDRCKILISSLQDTLRGVETKSYGSGRRERSRSRDRERSHRRRRERSRSRDREYRERSRDRDRERDRERDRERERDRDRDRERYYSEPYPRERSRSRERERERERERDREYRERSREESTTRQSARPRVKEEPPETTPVSSSKANRYYDDRYRERERERDRERESSRRPSEREREPERERERERERDRRDERGDSSHRSRH; this is encoded by the exons ATGGTGCTAGCG GATGAGTTTGCTGGCGATGGAGTCGATCTTTATGATGATGTGATTGCTGCTCCAGCAGGTGGTAATGGTGGTGTTTCTTCTGGAAATACTGGAGAAGGTGGTGGTGATACCACATCTCCAAATGAGGAAACTAATGGAAATGCACCTTATCATCAACTTGGTAATAATATACAACCGAATCAAATTGGCAGACGACATCAATTATATGTTGGCAATTTGACATGG tggACAAGTGATCAAGATATAACAGACGCAGTTCAAAGTATCGGCGTTACAGATTTTGtagaagtaaaattttttgagaATCGTGCCAATGGTCAATCCAAAGGTTTCTGTGTGATATCCTTAGGTTCAGAGCAAAGCATGAGATTATGTATGGAAAGGTTGCCCAAAAAAGAATTACACGGACAAAATCCCATTGTAACGTACCCTACTAAACAAGCTCTCAATCAA TTTGAGTCGCAGTGTAAAACTCGACCTGCTCCGGCTCCACAACAGAGTCAGAGCCAACGTCCTCATAATCCACATCAACATCAGCCACCAATGCCACCTCATCAACAGCATCCTCAACACCCTCAACATCCTCAACATTCACAACAAAATCACGGTCCTAGACTGATGATGGGTCCTCCACAGGGTGTAAGACCACAAAGGATGCCGCCACCTGGAATGGGCCCGCCAGGTCCCGGTGGACCTGGTCAGCAAGGACCTCCACGTATGCACGGGCCGCCATTAGGACCAGGCCCAGGGCCACATCATCCCTTGCCTGGGCATCCTAATCAAGGGCCGCCTCCTGGTTATCAGCAAGGACCGTGGAACGGACCGCGTCCAAACGGACCTCCTGGACCACCTCGGGGACCTAGTGGACCTGGAGGACCACCTCAACAAGGTCCTCCTGGACCTGGGCCTGGCCAGCATAGACCCCCGGGCATG caattTCACGGTGGTCCACCTGGACCGCCAGGACAAGgacctccacgtggccctccTGGACATCCTGGTGGACCTCCAGGGGATCCCAGAGGTGCACAGCCTCGCCCTGAATGGAATAGACCACCAG GAATGCATCATGGGCCTCAGGGACCACCAGGTTTCCCTCAACATCAACATATGCAAGGGCCGCAGCCTGGCCAAGGTCCACCACAGAGAGGACCTCCTCCAGGTTCTATGGGTG GTCCAGGTGGGCCGCCTCCCGGACACGGTGGACCACCACAAGGTCCTCCTCAGGGACCACCGGGTGGCCCGGCACCCCATGTTAATCCTGCATTCTTTCCACAAGGACCGCCTCATCAACATCCCGGTCAACACCCACCAGGGCCCCCTGGCCCTCCTCACGGTCCTCCACATGGACCACCTCACGGTCCTCCTCACGGTCCTCCTCACGGTCCGCCTCATGGGCAATCACACGGACCACCACATGTTCCACCACACGGTTATGGTCCACCAAGTGCACAA TCTCCTTATGGAGCACCTGGTCCTGATCATCGCCCGGAAGGTCCTCCTCCGCTTACTGAGCAGGAATTTGAAGAAATAATGAGCCGTAATCGTACGGTATCTTCGTCTGCAATTGCACGAGCAGTGTCTGATGCTGCCGCAGGTGAATACGCAAGTGCCATAGAGACTTTGGTGACTGCTATCTCGCTAATAAAACAGTCAAAGGTAGCCGCAGATGACAGATGCAAGATTTTGATCAGTTCCCTTCAAGATACCTTACGCGGTGTTGAGACCAAAAGTTACGGTTCCGGACGCAGAG AGCGTTCGCGTTCACGCGACAGAGAACGAAGTCATAGACGACGACGTGAACGGTCCAGGAGTCGGGATCGCGAATACCGTGAACGCAGCAGAGATCGCGACCGCGAGCGTGACCGGGAACGTGATcgtgagagagaacgagatCGTGATAGGGACAGGGAACGTTATTACAGCGAACCATATCCAAGAGAACGTTCACGCagcagagaaagagaacgcgaacgtgagagagaaagagatcgTGAATATAGAGAGCGAAGCAGAGAAGAAAG TACAACACGTCAATCAGCCAGGCCAAGAGTAAAAGAAGAACCGCCAGAGACGACTCCTGTCTCGTCTTCCAAGGCGAATAG GTATTATGACGATCGCTACAGAgagcgcgagcgagagcgagatcGAGAACGAGAATCAAGCCGAAGACCATCCGAACGGGAACGGGAACCGGAGCGTGAACGAGAACGTGAACGTGAACGAGATCGTCGAGATGAACGAGGAGATTCTTCACATCGCTCAagacattaa
- the Cpsf6 gene encoding cleavage and polyadenylation specificity factor subunit 6 isoform X3: protein MDEFAGDGVDLYDDVIAAPAGGNGGVSSGNTGEGGGDTTSPNEETNGNAPYHQLGNNIQPNQIGRRHQLYVGNLTWWTSDQDITDAVQSIGVTDFVEVKFFENRANGQSKGFCVISLGSEQSMRLCMERLPKKELHGQNPIVTYPTKQALNQFESQCKTRPAPAPQQSQSQRPHNPHQHQPPMPPHQQHPQHPQHPQHSQQNHGPRLMMGPPQGVRPQRMPPPGMGPPGPGGPGQQGPPRMHGPPLGPGPGPHHPLPGHPNQGPPPGYQQGPWNGPRPNGPPGPPRGPSGPGGPPQQGPPGPGPGQHRPPGMQFHGGPPGPPGQGPPRGPPGHPGGPPGDPRGAQPRPEWNRPPGMHHGPQGPPGFPQHQHMQGPQPGQGPPQRGPPPGSMGGPGGPPPGHGGPPQGPPQGPPGGPAPHVNPAFFPQGPPHQHPGQHPPGPPGPPHGPPHGPPHGPPHGPPHGPPHGQSHGPPHVPPHGYGPPSAQSPYGAPGPDHRPEGPPPLTEQEFEEIMSRNRTVSSSAIARAVSDAAAGEYASAIETLVTAISLIKQSKVAADDRCKILISSLQDTLRGVETKSYGSGRRERSRSRDRERSHRRRRERSRSRDREYRERSRDRDRERDRERDRERERDRDRDRERYYSEPYPRERSRSRERERERERERDREYRERSREESTTRQSARPRVKEEPPETTPVSSSKANRYYDDRYRERERERDRERESSRRPSEREREPERERERERERDRRDERGDSSHRSRH from the exons atg GATGAGTTTGCTGGCGATGGAGTCGATCTTTATGATGATGTGATTGCTGCTCCAGCAGGTGGTAATGGTGGTGTTTCTTCTGGAAATACTGGAGAAGGTGGTGGTGATACCACATCTCCAAATGAGGAAACTAATGGAAATGCACCTTATCATCAACTTGGTAATAATATACAACCGAATCAAATTGGCAGACGACATCAATTATATGTTGGCAATTTGACATGG tggACAAGTGATCAAGATATAACAGACGCAGTTCAAAGTATCGGCGTTACAGATTTTGtagaagtaaaattttttgagaATCGTGCCAATGGTCAATCCAAAGGTTTCTGTGTGATATCCTTAGGTTCAGAGCAAAGCATGAGATTATGTATGGAAAGGTTGCCCAAAAAAGAATTACACGGACAAAATCCCATTGTAACGTACCCTACTAAACAAGCTCTCAATCAA TTTGAGTCGCAGTGTAAAACTCGACCTGCTCCGGCTCCACAACAGAGTCAGAGCCAACGTCCTCATAATCCACATCAACATCAGCCACCAATGCCACCTCATCAACAGCATCCTCAACACCCTCAACATCCTCAACATTCACAACAAAATCACGGTCCTAGACTGATGATGGGTCCTCCACAGGGTGTAAGACCACAAAGGATGCCGCCACCTGGAATGGGCCCGCCAGGTCCCGGTGGACCTGGTCAGCAAGGACCTCCACGTATGCACGGGCCGCCATTAGGACCAGGCCCAGGGCCACATCATCCCTTGCCTGGGCATCCTAATCAAGGGCCGCCTCCTGGTTATCAGCAAGGACCGTGGAACGGACCGCGTCCAAACGGACCTCCTGGACCACCTCGGGGACCTAGTGGACCTGGAGGACCACCTCAACAAGGTCCTCCTGGACCTGGGCCTGGCCAGCATAGACCCCCGGGCATG caattTCACGGTGGTCCACCTGGACCGCCAGGACAAGgacctccacgtggccctccTGGACATCCTGGTGGACCTCCAGGGGATCCCAGAGGTGCACAGCCTCGCCCTGAATGGAATAGACCACCAG GAATGCATCATGGGCCTCAGGGACCACCAGGTTTCCCTCAACATCAACATATGCAAGGGCCGCAGCCTGGCCAAGGTCCACCACAGAGAGGACCTCCTCCAGGTTCTATGGGTG GTCCAGGTGGGCCGCCTCCCGGACACGGTGGACCACCACAAGGTCCTCCTCAGGGACCACCGGGTGGCCCGGCACCCCATGTTAATCCTGCATTCTTTCCACAAGGACCGCCTCATCAACATCCCGGTCAACACCCACCAGGGCCCCCTGGCCCTCCTCACGGTCCTCCACATGGACCACCTCACGGTCCTCCTCACGGTCCTCCTCACGGTCCGCCTCATGGGCAATCACACGGACCACCACATGTTCCACCACACGGTTATGGTCCACCAAGTGCACAA TCTCCTTATGGAGCACCTGGTCCTGATCATCGCCCGGAAGGTCCTCCTCCGCTTACTGAGCAGGAATTTGAAGAAATAATGAGCCGTAATCGTACGGTATCTTCGTCTGCAATTGCACGAGCAGTGTCTGATGCTGCCGCAGGTGAATACGCAAGTGCCATAGAGACTTTGGTGACTGCTATCTCGCTAATAAAACAGTCAAAGGTAGCCGCAGATGACAGATGCAAGATTTTGATCAGTTCCCTTCAAGATACCTTACGCGGTGTTGAGACCAAAAGTTACGGTTCCGGACGCAGAG AGCGTTCGCGTTCACGCGACAGAGAACGAAGTCATAGACGACGACGTGAACGGTCCAGGAGTCGGGATCGCGAATACCGTGAACGCAGCAGAGATCGCGACCGCGAGCGTGACCGGGAACGTGATcgtgagagagaacgagatCGTGATAGGGACAGGGAACGTTATTACAGCGAACCATATCCAAGAGAACGTTCACGCagcagagaaagagaacgcgaacgtgagagagaaagagatcgTGAATATAGAGAGCGAAGCAGAGAAGAAAG TACAACACGTCAATCAGCCAGGCCAAGAGTAAAAGAAGAACCGCCAGAGACGACTCCTGTCTCGTCTTCCAAGGCGAATAG GTATTATGACGATCGCTACAGAgagcgcgagcgagagcgagatcGAGAACGAGAATCAAGCCGAAGACCATCCGAACGGGAACGGGAACCGGAGCGTGAACGAGAACGTGAACGTGAACGAGATCGTCGAGATGAACGAGGAGATTCTTCACATCGCTCAagacattaa